The following DNA comes from Chloroflexota bacterium.
GCATCCCGTCGGCGAGCGACCCCTGGATGATCCCCGCGATAAAGAAAACCAGACTCACAGACGCCCCCTGATATGCATCGGTTCACCGCCGAGGGCACCGAGACCGCAGAGAGCATGTTCGGTTTCTCTGCATGCCCCGCGGTCTCGGCGGTGAGGTGTTCTGTACAGACGAATCACACGTACTCCTTGGGCTGCTCCTCGCCGCGCAGCACGCGGAGCGCGCCCATCGTCATGGCTTCCATCTCATCCTCGCCCGGGAAGATGAGCACCGGCGCGATCCACTCCACGCGCTCGCGTATCCAGCCCGTGAGCATCTCCGAGTGCGCCAGCCCGCCGGTCAGGACAATGGCGTCCACCTCGCCCTTCAGGACCGTGGCCATGGCGCCGATCTCTTTCGCAATCTGATACGCCATCGCCTCGTACACCAGGCGCGCGTGCTCGTCCCCTTCGGCGATGCGCCGCTCCACCTCGCGCGCGTCGTTGGTGCCCAGGTGCGCCACCAGCCCGCCCCCGCCGACGCACCGCCGCCACAACTCGTCAAACGTGTACTGGCCCGAATACGCGAGCCGCAGCAGGTCGCCGATGGGCAAGCCGCCGGCGCGTTCGGGCGAGAAGGGGCCTGTCCCATCCAGCGCCTGGTTCACGTCAATCATGCGGCCCTTGCGGTGGGGGCTGACCGAAATCCCCCCGCCCATGTGGACCACCACCAGGTTCAGTTCCTCGTAGGGTTTGCCCAGCATCTTGGCCGCCTTGCGCGCCGCCGCCTTGAGATTCAGCGCGTGGGACAGGCTCTTGCGCTCAATCTCCGGCAGCCCGCTGATGCGGGCGATCGGCTCAAACTCGTCCACCGACACCGGGTCCACGATAAAGGCGGGAACTCCGGCGCGGCTGGCGATTTCGCGGGCGATGAACGCGCCCAGGTTGCTCACGTGCTCGCGCTTGG
Coding sequences within:
- the buk gene encoding butyrate kinase gives rise to the protein MYRVLSINPGSTSTKVALYEDESPVFVEVIRHSAEEIARFQRIVDQYEFRRDVILRVLEEKGVDLKSLHAVVGRGGALPPVASGVYLINDRMLEDLRQPKREHVSNLGAFIAREIASRAGVPAFIVDPVSVDEFEPIARISGLPEIERKSLSHALNLKAAARKAAKMLGKPYEELNLVVVHMGGGISVSPHRKGRMIDVNQALDGTGPFSPERAGGLPIGDLLRLAYSGQYTFDELWRRCVGGGGLVAHLGTNDAREVERRIAEGDEHARLVYEAMAYQIAKEIGAMATVLKGEVDAIVLTGGLAHSEMLTGWIRERVEWIAPVLIFPGEDEMEAMTMGALRVLRGEEQPKEYV